In Apium graveolens cultivar Ventura chromosome 10, ASM990537v1, whole genome shotgun sequence, the following are encoded in one genomic region:
- the LOC141690579 gene encoding uncharacterized protein LOC141690579, whose amino-acid sequence MDLQKVVEGGPWSFEQGMLVYKQILENEDPKEVMLNEIDIWVQIYDIPKGFVSETILQSVGNYIGEFIKSDPANFNGTWKTYVRIRVKMNVIKPLKRRMRIKREGGNWSWINFKYE is encoded by the coding sequence ATGGACTTGCAGAAAGTAGTGGAGGGAGGTCCGTGGTCTTTTGAACAGGGGATGTTGGTCTATAAACAGATACTGGAAAATGAAGATCCAAAGGAGGTGATGCTAAATGAGATAGATATATGGGTGCAAATATACGATATTCCTAAAGGTTTTGTTTCAGAAACTATCTTGCAAAGTGTTGGTAACTATATTGGAGAGTTTATAAAATCAGACCCAGCAAATTTCAATGGGACGTGGAAGACGTATGTGCGAATTAGGGTAAAAATGAATGTCATTAAGCCGTTGAAACGAAGAATGAGGATCAAGAGGGAAGGGGGGAATTGGAGCTGGATAAACTTTAAATATGAATGA
- the LOC141690581 gene encoding uncharacterized protein LOC141690581, translating to MGNPRAVRFLKELVQKHKPSLIFLSETLANKNKIEEICKGIHYAGCYVMEAQGQGGGLALLWKNTGGVEIKGSSNHYIDFEVECTQMGRWRYTGFYGCPERSRRQESWDIIQSLAIRSNLSWCMLGDYNDMLYNYEKIGGRPQPTHLLEGFSKVIMDCGLEDLGFKGSKFTWEKSRGTDIWIQERLDRGLATQGWKELFPYADITVIEVSTSDHLPLLLQLNSQVYMPRTKRFIFENVWIREAECENVVKNSWESNEVSNILAKIEYCCMKLEEWGGGKMKEFGSKIQNCRNLLRKFRSRRYAFGVKKYNEVRWEFLNLLEKQEVYWKQRAKQFWLQEGDQNTRYFHKFASGRKRNNQICKLKNKDGEWKDNKQDIQGIITDYFTELFTSSRTAGSISSRDKVQGVTVEQNEQLIKPISNDEVKSAAFLNAS from the coding sequence ATGGGCAATCCACGAGCAGTTAGGTTCCTTAAGGAACTGGTCCAAAAACACAAGCCTAGTTTGATTTTTCTTTCAGAAACATTAGctaataaaaataaaatagagGAGATTTGTAAAGGTATTCATTATGCTGGTTGTTACGTTATGGAAGCTCAGGGACAAGGGGGAGGATTAGCATTGCTATGGAAAAATACAGGAGGAGTTGAGATAAAAGGAAGCTCTAATCATTATATAGACTTTGAAGTTGAGTGCACTCAGATGGGAAGATGGAGATATACAGGATTTTATGGGTGTCCAGAAAGAAGTCGTCGACAAGAATCGTGGGACATAATTCAATCACTTGCAATAAGATCGAATTTATCATGGTGTATGTTAGGGGATTATAATGATATGTTGTATAACTATGAGAAGATTGGAGGTCGTCCGCAGCCAACGCATTTACTTGAAGGGTTCAGTAAAGTAATTATGGATTGTGGATTGGAAGATTTAGGTTTTAAGGGTAGTAAGTTTACTTGGGAGAAATCAAGAGGAACAGACATATGGATTCAAGAAAGATTAGATAGAGGGCTTGCAACTCAAGGTTGGAAGGAATTGTTCCCATATGCTGATATTACAGTGATAGAGGTATCTACGTCTGATCACTTACCTCTGTTACTTCAACTGAACTCGCAGGTTTATATGCCAAGAACGAAGAGATTCATATTCGAGAACGTATGGATTCGAGAAGCAGAATGTGAAAATGTCGTGAAAAATAGCTGGGAAAGTAATGAGGTGAGTAATATCTTGGCCAAAATTGAGTACTGCTGCATGAAGCTGGAAGAATGGGGTGGTGGAAAAATGAAGGAGTTTGGGAGTAAAATACAGAATTGTCGAAACTTGCTGAGAAAATTTAGATCGAGGAGATATGCATTCGGGGTTAAAAAGTATAATGAAGTAAGATGGGAATTCTTAAATCTGTTGGAAAAACAAGAAGTGTACTGGAAACAAAGAGCGAAACAATTTTGGTTACAGGAGGGTGACCAAAACACGAGGTATTTTCACAAGTTTGCATCAGGGAGGAAAAGAAATAACCAAATATGCAAACTTAAAAATAAGGATGGTGAGTGGAAGGACAATAAGCAGGATATTCAGGGAATAATTACAGACTATTTTACGGAGCTGTTCACGTCCTCTCGAACTGCAGGAAGTATATCAAGCAGAGACAAAGTTCAGGGTGTTACGGTGGAACAAAATGAGCAACTTATTAAGCCAATTTCAAATGATGAAGTTAAGAGTGCTGCTTTTCTCAATGCATCCTGA